A stretch of DNA from Thalassospiraceae bacterium LMO-SO8:
CAGGCCCATCATTTCCGCGGCTATGCGCCGGTGGAAATTCCCTACGCCGTCGACCGTTACACCAAGGAAGCCGGACGGCTGTACGGCATTCTCGACAAGCGTTTGGGGGAATCGGCCTATCTCGCCGGGCCCGACTACACCATCGCCGACATCGCGACCTTCCCCTGGACCCGGTCGATCGACCGCCAGGGCCATTCCCTCGACGACTTCCCCAACGTGAAGCGCTGGTCCGCCGACATCAACGCGCGGCCAGCCGTGCAGCGCGGCTGCCAGGTGCTGGAAGATGTGCGCGGCGAGCGCAAGCCGCTGTCCGACGAGGAACGGGCGGTGATGTTCGGCGACAAGCAGTTCGCGAAACGCTGATTATCCGAATTCGGGGCCGCGCCGGGGCATGCCCGGCGCGGCCTTTCGGTTTTAAGGGGCGGGTTGCGCCTCGCGTTTATCGCGACGTCGCACCCCGCGTTGACCGCGTCAGGCTCAACTCGGTTTGACGAATTTCAAGGCGGCCGTCAGTCTCGGATGAGACCGGTAACTCGTCGCCCGGTGCCATAATTCACCATCGAATATCACCAGTCTTCCCGGCCTGGGCGGCAACCCCTGAATCAGGTTGTTGACGATGAACTGCGTCTCGCCGCCTTCATCGACGTCATATTGGGGGGTGATGTAGAACAGGCAGGTATAGACATGGCCATCCTGGTGAAAGTACGGACGGTCGTTCGGCAGGAACAGGTTGACGTAGGCGCGTTGTAATTCCAGGCCCTTCAATCGGTCGAACGCGGATGTTGCGACGCCGGCCAGGAAATTGAAAACGTCGGGGTTCTCCAGCTCAAATATCATCCCGACAGGTTCTAATTCCGGCCGGTCTCTTTCTCCGTATTCAAATTTGCTGCCATGTAAAAAGAGCTCATAAAGCTCTTTGTTCTGTTGCTCTGTGATGAGGTCGTCGTACGGAGAAATCATTTTTCCCTCAATTTAGGCTGCGCCGTGTATTGGGCTGGAATTCTGGCTTTCAAAATGGGCGGGAACGATATCTTTCCCGAAAAACTTATTCAACCGATCCCCGTCTTCCGCCGGCGCGGCCCATCCCTGCGGCCCATCCCTGCAACCAAGGGCCGTCATCCGTAACGCTGCTGTTTCCAGGGATCGCCCAGATTGTGATAGCCCCGGGTTTCCCAGTAGCCGGGGGCGTCCTTTTCCAGGAAGGTGATCTGGCGCAGCCATTTGGCGCTTTTCCAGAAATACAATGACGGCACCACGGCCCGCGCCGGGCCGCCGTGGTCGCGGGCCAACGCCTCGCCGCCCCAGGAATGGGCGATCAGGGACGCCTCGGCCAGGAAATGGTCAAGCGGCAGGTTGGTGGTATAGCCGTCGTGACTGTGCAGCACGGCGAAGGCCGCGCCCGCCCGCAGGCCCGCCGCCTCGGCCAGGGTTCTGACCGCGACGCCGCCCCAACGGTTGTCGTACTTCGACCAGGACGTGACGCAGTGGATGTCCGTGGTCAGATCGGCCTGCGGCAGGGCCAGGAACTGGGCCCAGGACAGGGTCAGGGGCCGTTCGACGGCGCCCAGGACCTTCAGTTCCCATTGATCGGTCGGCACCAGGGGCCGGTGGCCCAGATCCAACACCGGCCAGTCCTTGGCGAGATGCTGGCCCGGCGGCAAGCGCCCGCCCCCGTCCATGCGTCGGCTCTGCGGCTGGCGCTGATCCCGCGCCCATTGTTCCTTGGTCTGGGTCAATTTGGTTTCCGGCGGCGGCGCGGTCAACGAAGCGTCCTTTTCCGCCTGGGCCT
This window harbors:
- a CDS encoding glutathione S-transferase N-terminal domain-containing protein, translated to MIDLYSWPTPNGHKVHIMLEETGLAYNIHPINIQKGDQFQPEFLKISPNNRIPAIVDQDGPGGKPYSLFESGAILIYLAEKTGKFLPTDPTTKYDTLQWLMWQMGGIGPMFGQAHHFRGYAPVEIPYAVDRYTKEAGRLYGILDKRLGESAYLAGPDYTIADIATFPWTRSIDRQGHSLDDFPNVKRWSADINARPAVQRGCQVLEDVRGERKPLSDEERAVMFGDKQFAKR
- a CDS encoding 2OG-Fe(II) oxygenase yields the protein MISPYDDLITEQQNKELYELFLHGSKFEYGERDRPELEPVGMIFELENPDVFNFLAGVATSAFDRLKGLELQRAYVNLFLPNDRPYFHQDGHVYTCLFYITPQYDVDEGGETQFIVNNLIQGLPPRPGRLVIFDGELWHRATSYRSHPRLTAALKFVKPS
- a CDS encoding sulfite oxidase-like oxidoreductase, which produces MPGGGDDDRFKDLFAGRAGSLLGDMKAQAEKDASLTAPPPETKLTQTKEQWARDQRQPQSRRMDGGGRLPPGQHLAKDWPVLDLGHRPLVPTDQWELKVLGAVERPLTLSWAQFLALPQADLTTDIHCVTSWSKYDNRWGGVAVRTLAEAAGLRAGAAFAVLHSHDGYTTNLPLDHFLAEASLIAHSWGGEALARDHGGPARAVVPSLYFWKSAKWLRQITFLEKDAPGYWETRGYHNLGDPWKQQRYG